The following are encoded in a window of Penaeus vannamei isolate JL-2024 chromosome 17, ASM4276789v1, whole genome shotgun sequence genomic DNA:
- the LOC113816520 gene encoding myosin heavy chain, muscle-like, translating into MHQLTCNGVLEGIRICQKGFPNRMQYPDFKHRYKILAAEVMATEKDDKKAAEMTFQRSGLDKELYRCGKTKVFFRAGVLGTMEELRDERLAKIITWMQSWIRGLIGRKEYGRLQEQRVSLVVLQRNIRKYMAMSNWSWFIFWQKVKPLINQPRIEDEINKLKDRAEKAVADLDRESTRRKELEESNTNLAEELNNLKVTLESTKGNVSKFIEEQAKLSAEKTELEAQLNDAAARLQKEEEARTEMFQSKRKAEQDVSAMKKDLEDFELNVQKTDQDKATKDHQIRNLNDEIAHQDEIINKINKEKKLLQEMNQKTAEDLQAVEEKASHLNKIKAKLEQTLDELESSVGREKKLRAEIERSKRKVEGDLKMTQETVADIERQHKDLEQTISRKDKEIASLAVKLEEEQGVVSKVQKSIKEMQSRIEELETEVEHERQARAKAEKSKGMMSRELNDLNERLDEAGGATSAQVELNKKREAELGKLRRELEEAGIQHESALANLRKKHNDAVAEMTEQIDHLNKMKAKTEKEKEMMKYQADEAKSAMDTLARDKALAEKANKAIHQQISEVNVKWDEANRTLNDFDAQKKKLAVENADLLRQLEEADNQISQLNNLKSSLTTQLEDTKKMVDDESRERSVLLGKFRNLEHDLDGLREQLDEECEAKADANRQLSKAHAEAQMWRSKYESEGVARAEEIEAARLKLAARLEEAELQIEQLNVKNMQLEKAKGRIVAEIDEMQMQVERAQGLANAAERRQKDFDRVVNDWKLKVDQLAGDLDASQKECRQYSTEHFRIKAMYEENLEHLDSVRRENKGLAEEIKDLMEQISEGGRSLHEIEKSAKRFEIEKEELQAALEEAETALEQEENKVLRGQLELSQVKQEIDKRIQEKEEEFDATRKGHQRAVESMQASLEAEAKSKAEALRMKKKLEADIGELEIALDHANKANADIQKQVKKAQAEMKDMQARVEEEQRLASEYREQCSASERKANAVNGELEESRTLLEQSDRGRRQAESELSDANETLSHLTAQHGSLSMAKRKLEGEIQTLHAELDDMLNEAKNSEDKAKKAMVDAARLADELRAEQDHAQNSEKMRKGLEVSVKDLQSRLDDFESSAHKTGKKALAKLEARIRELETQLDDEARRHADAQKNLRKCERRIKELSFQSDEDKKNHERMQDLVDKLQQKIKTYKRQIEEAEEIAALNLAKYRKAQQELETVHRS; encoded by the exons ATGCATCAGCTGACCTGCAATGGTGTACTTGAGGGCATTCGTATTTGCCAGAAGGGCTTCCCCAACAGGATGCAATACCCTGACTTCAAGCACCG TTACAAGATTTTGGCTGCTGAGGTCATGGCAACAGAAAAGGACGACAAGAAGGCAGCAGAAATGACATTCCAAAGATCTGGTCTCGATAAGGAGCTTTATAGGTGTGGCAAGACAAAG GTATTCTTCCGTGCTGGTGTCCTGGGTACCATGGAGGAGCTTCGTGATGAACGGTTGGCCAAGATCATCACTTGGATGCAGTCATGGATTCGTGGTCTGATTGGACGCAAGGAGTATGGCCGTCTTCAGGAGCAACGTGTATCCCTTGTAGTACTGCAGCGGAACATTCGCAAGTATATGGCCATGAGCAACTGGTCTTGGTTCATCTTCTGGCAGAAGGTGAAGCCCCTCATCAACCAGCCCAGGATTGAAGACGAGATTAACAAGCTCAAGGACAGGGCTGAGAAGGCTGTTGCAGACTTGGATCGCGAATCTACTCGCCGGAAGGAGCTGGAAGAATCCAATACAAACCTTGCCGAAGAGTTGAATAATCTGAAGGTTACTCTTGAATCTACCAAGGGCAACGTCTCCAAATTCATTGAAGAACAAGCCAAGCTGAGTGCCGAGAAGACCGAGTTGGAGGCTCAGCTTAAT GATGCAGCTGCTAGACttcagaaggaagaagaagctcGAACTGAGATGTTCCAGTCGAAGAGGAAGGCCGAACAAGATGTCAGTGCCATGAAGAAGGACCTTGAAGATTTTGAACTCAATGTGCAGAAGACTGATCAGGATAAGGCCACAAAGGATCATCAGATCCGCAACCTCAATGATGAGATTGCTCACCAGGATGAAATCATCAACAAgattaacaaggaaaagaaactgCTGCAAGAGATGAATCAAAAGACTGCTGAGGATCTTCAGGCCGTCGAGGAAAAGGCCAGCCACCTCAACAAGATCAAGGCCAAGTTGGAACAAACCCTCGACGAACTCGAGAGTTCCGTTGGGCGCGAGAAGAAGCTTCGCGCCGAAATCGAGAGGTccaagaggaaggtagagggagatctTAAAATGACCCAAGAAACTGTTGCGGACATCGAGCGCCAGCACAAGGACTTGGAGCAGACCATCAGTCGCAAGGACAAGGAAATCGCCTCCCTTGCTGTTAAACTAGAGGAAGAACAGGGAGTCGTGTCAAAGGTGCAGAAGTCCATTAAGGAAATGCAGTCTCGTATTGAGGAACTGGAGACTGAAGTCGAGCACGAGAGACAGGCTCGCGCCAAGGCTGAGAAGAGCAAGGGCATGATGAGCCGTGAACTCAATGACCTTAATGAACGTCTGGATGAGGCAGGCGGTGCAACTAGCGCTCAGGTTGAGCTCAACAAGAAGCGAGAGGCAGAGCTTGGTAAGCTTCGTCGTGAGCTTGAGGAAGCCGGCATTCAACATGAATCAGCTCTTGCTAACCTTCGCAAGAAGCACAATGATGCTGTTGCTGAGATGACTGAACAGATCGACCATCTCAATAAGATGAAGGCTAA aaccgagaaggagaaggaaatgatgaaGTACCAGGCTGATGAAGCAAAGTCGGCAATGGATACCTTGGCTCGTGATAAG GCACTTGCTGAGAAGGCAAACAAGGCTATCCATCAACAAATCAGTGAAGTGAATGTCAAATGGGATGAGGCCAACCGCACTCTGAACGACTTCGATGCCCAGAAGAAGAAGCTTGCCGTTGAAAATGCGGACCTTCTGCGACAGCTGGAGGAGGCAGATAATCAGATCAGTCAGCTGAATAATCTGAAGTCATCTCTTACCACTCAGCTGGAAGACACCAAGAAAATGGTCGACGATGAATCCAGG GAACGCAGCGTTCTTCTTGGCAAGTTCCGCAACCTGGAGCATGATCTGGATGGTCTTCGTGAGCAGCTTGATGAAGAGTGTGAAGCCAAGGCTGATGCCAACCGCCAGCTGTCCAAGGCTCATGCCGAAGCTCAGATGTGGCGCTCCAAGTATGAATCTGAGGGCGTTGCTCGTGCTGAGGAGATCGAAGCTGCCCGCCTGAAGCTTGCTGCTCGCCTCGAAGAAGCCGAGCTGCAGATTGAACAACTCAATGTGAAAAATATGCAATTAGAGAAGGCCAAGGGACGCATTGTTGCCGAAATTGACGAGATGCAGATGCAGGTAGAGCGTGCCCAGGGCCTGGCCAATGCTGCTGAGAGGAGACAAAAAGACTTCGACAGGGTTGTTAATGACTGGAAGTTGAAGGTTGATCAGCTTGCTGGCGACCTAGATGCCTCTCAGAAGGAATGTCGTCAATACTCCACTGAACACTTCCGCATTAAGGCCATGTATGAAGAAAACCTGGAACACTTGGACTCAGTTCGCCGTGAGAACAAGGGTCTTGCTGAGGAGATCAAGGACTTGATGGAGCAGATCAGCGAGGGTGGCCGATCCCTTCATGAAATTGAAAAGAGTGCCAAACGCTTtgagattgagaaggaggagcTGCAGGCTGCCCTCGAGGAGGCTGAAACAGCTCTCGAGCAGGAAGAAAACAAGGTCCTTCGTGGCCAGCTTGAGCTCAGCCAGGTGAAGCAGGAGATAGACAAGCGCAtccaggaaaaggaagaggaattcgATGCAACCCG GAAAGGCCACCAGCGTGCTGTTGAATCCATGCAGGCTTCTCTTGAAGCAGAAGCTAAGAGCAAGGCTGAGGCTCTTCGCATGAAGAAGAAGCTTGAGGCTGACATTGGCGAGCTGGAGATTGCTCTCGATCACGCTAACAAGGCAAATGCCGACATCCAGAAGCAGGTGAAGAAGGCTCAGGCCGAGATGAAGGACATGCAAGCTCGTGTGGAGGAGGAGCAGCGTCTTGCTTCTGAGTATCGCGAGCAGTGCAGCGCCTCCGAGCGTAAGGCCAATGCTGTCAATGGTGAACTGGAGGAATCCCGCACTCTTCTGGAGCAGTCTGATCGCGGACGCCGTCAGGCTGAATCCGAACTGTCTGATGCCAACGAGACCCTTAGCCACCTTACAGCCCAGCATGGATCCCTGTCCATGGCAAAGAGGAAGCTTGAGGGCGAGATTCAGACTCTTCAT GCTGAACTTGATGATATGCTGAACGAGGCCAAGAACTCTGAGGACAAGGCCAAGAAGGCCATGGTTGACGCTGCTCGTCTGGCTGACGAACTCCGTGCTGAACAGGACCACGCTCAGAACTCAGAGAAGATGCGTAAGGGTCTAGAGGTGTCCGTCAAAGACCTTCAGTCCCGTCTTGATGACTTTGAGTCTTCAGCTCACAAGACCGGCAAGAAGGCCCTCGCTAAGCTGGAAGCTCGCATCCGCGAACTGGAAACCCAGCTGGACGACGAGGCTCGCCGCCACGCCGACGCCCAGAAGAACCTGAGGAAGTGCGAGAGGCGCATCAAGGAGCTCAGCTTCCAGTCCGACGAGGACAAGAAGAACCACGAGAGGATGCAGGACCTGGTGGACAAGCTCCAGCAGAAGATCAAGACCTACAAGCGCCAGATCGAGGAGGCCGAGGAGATCGCCGCCCTCAACCTGGCCAAGTATCGTAAAGCTCAGCAGGAGCTTGAGACAGTGCACAGGAGCTAA